From Malaya genurostris strain Urasoe2022 chromosome 2, Malgen_1.1, whole genome shotgun sequence:
aatttgaatattcAGATATaatatgttttcgtttaaaaaataatctgaaaatcagcacgaaaacgtgcaaaatcgggaaagaagaagacgaattgacaattcattccgcatcttctcactcaattccgaatgatttccgaatcaaccggttgtaggcgaaattcattcggaatcggttgttgccctggagttggaattgattcggaataggGGATGGTGTAACCGACGACGTGTAACTGTAATGTCTTTTTCGAATAGAACTAGAGATCTATTATAAAGCGTGTTGTCTACTCGAAGGGTGGGTAAAAACTGTTTATTTCGGGTTTCGTTTTCAGTGGATACAATGTGGAGGGGAAATATAAGTGAGAGTTACAATATGGTATAaaataaaggtaaaggtaatcaATTGCAGTAGTATTGATACAAACGTGTGATAATTGTCTAACATCTTCTTCTTTTTCATTTAGATCTGTATGACCCTAGCTTCTAAAACAATTGATAATCAGCTAGCTTTTTCGGTATTTGGATAGCACGTTTGGTGCGTGTACGTTCACTATCTTCTGTACGCACGATCCCTGGTGATTTGCTGGATGTGACAGGCTGCAGCGTTCCTGAATCGCAACACGTCGGTTTGGCTTGTTCCGTTTGTGAGGGTCCGGCCGGAACTTGTTTCACCATTGTGTTGTCACGATGATATTCACGACCCCCTACGTCTACGATCGTGGAACGGTCATTCACCGGTGCTACTACCGATCCTGGTTGCCATTCTTTATCCGTTGGCTTCAGTTTTACAAAGACAGGCTGCCCTACCTCGAGCTCAGGAAGAGATCGCGCCTTACGATCATAATATAGCTTTGCTTGTTGTCGATTGTTTCTGATTTGCTCTGTCACCCCTTCCACAATTTTTGGCAAGAATTTTTTGTCGATCATTGGAATACCACAGCGAGTTCGCCGATTAAAGAGTCTTTGTGCAGGGGAGCTTTCAGTTTTATTTGGGGTATTTCGCCATTGAAGGAGTAATTCCCAGAAGTCTTGGTTCGAATCATTCGCTTTTTTTAACAGAAGTTTCGCAATTTTGACTGCCGACTCGGCCTTCCCGTTCGCCTGTTGATGGTACGGAGCTGATACACTGTGCTTGAATCCCCAAACTCTGGAAAAATGCCCAAACTCTTCACTCATGAACTGGGAACCTCCATCGCTACTCACTTCCTGCGGTTTCCCAAATCTAGCGAAATTACGCTTACATATACGAATAATTGCTGCTGAGCTTTGAGTGTTCAATTCATCAATGTCGAAGTAATCTGAGTAGTGGTCTACTGTGATGAGATACACATGCTTCTGACTACCAGTTTGATGCTCACAGATGTCCATTGAAACTTTCTGATACGGGTACAACGGAATCCGGTGAGACTGCATAGGCTGTGATTGTTGATTTTGGGAATATTTAGCGCAAGTATCGCACTGTTGAACGCGCTGCTTTATCTGATCATTTATTCCGGGCCAAAACACTGTGTCTCGCGCCAGTTTGGTGGTGGCTTCGATACCCGAATGAGATCGATGTAACTTTTCAAGAATTTCCTTTCGGAAATTTCGAGGAATCAAAATCCGATCGTTGCGCAAAACTAGTCCATTCACGGTGCTTAGTTCGTGTTTGTACTTCCAGTATACTTGGATGTTTGCTGGCACTTCGTCGTATCTTTTTGGCCAACCGTTGATAATGAAACCGGCTATCACTTGCATTTCCGGATCCTGTTGGGATTCGGATCGTATTTCATTCACTCGTTCGTCTGATATGGGTAGATGTTCCGTGATGTTTATATGCTCTACATCTAGTGCATAGATTTCGAAGTTCTCACAGTTGCCTACATCACTCGGTGTAATGGTTGCTCTTGATAACATATCTGCTATGATGACCTCTTTACCTGGAGTGAACCTCAAAGCTATCTGGTATCTCTGTAAACTCAACATCATTCTTTGGATTCTTAGTGGTGCTTCAGTCAACGGTTTCTGAAAAATCTTGATAAGCGGTTGGTGATCGGTTTGTACCGCAACAGGTTTGCCGAGAATGTATATTTCGAATCTGCGACAAGCAAACAGGATCGCCAAGGTTTCTTTCTCGATCTGTGCATAGCGACGCTCAGTAGCACTAAGGGTCCTTGACGCGTAGACGACTGGCTGCCCTTCTTGAAGGAGCACAGCACCGAGTCCTACGCTGCTACTGTCGCACTGAATAACACTGTCTTTATTGGGGTCAAAATATCGAAGGATGGGAGCAGATGTCACTTGTTGTTTTAGACTGCTGAAAGCTTTTTCTTGTTCACTAGACCAAACCCATGGTTCTTTCTGGTATGTCAGTCTTCGCAAAGGTTCGGCTACCGAGGAGAGGCTTGGAAGATACCGAGCAAGGTATGTTATCGTTCCAAGAAAACGTTGCATGGAAGGTACGTCTGTCggtttcgccattttcaaaataccGCTCACTTTGTCAGGATCTGGTTTAATACCAGACGACGTTAGAATATGACCAAAAAATCTCACGCTCTCTTTGCAGAGTTTGATTTTTTCTGGATTCAGCCTTAAATTTTTTTCCTCCATTCGTCTCAGAAAAGCTTGCAGGTTTTGATTATGATCCACCATTGCTTCCGCTACGGTATCACCACAAccgaaaatcatgaaatcatccaTTAGTGCTCGTACGTTTCGCAGTCCTTGCATTGCTTCGTGTGCTTTCAACTGAAAAATCTCGGGTGCTGGAGCTATTCCCATTGGCATACGAAGccatttaaaacgaccaaatggtgtccaacaCGTAGTTAACCTCGCACTTTCTTCGTCGAGAGACACCTGCCAAAAACCCGATTTGGCATCGACAGTTGTAAAAACTTTTGCATTCGCCAATTCCGGAAGCAGCTCATCTAAAGTCGGCATTTGGTAGTGCGGTCTTTTGAGCGCCTTGTTTAGTAAAATTGGATCGATACATACCCGCAATTTGTTATTCCGTTTAACTAAAACCAAATTGCTCACCCAATCCGTATGCTGATTCTCTTCCGCTATAATGCCTTCTTGTTCCATCTCCGCCAACACTTGGCGAAGCTCCTCCCTAAGGTTCACAGCTATGCGTCGAGGATGCTGCACCACCGGTGCAACGTTTTGGTCTACCTCCAAGTGCACTTTACCATCCAGTTGTCCTAATCCTGAGAAAACGTTTGGATGTTGCTTTAGGATTCGTTTAGCTGTTAGTTTATGATCTTCCACTATCGATGAACACAATTGGATCAGCTTCAAGTGAAGACATGATTTCAACGATAGAATCGGTTCTAATTCGAAATTCACGACGTGGAAAACTGCTTTGTATCGAATACCATCGTGTTCACAATCAATAACTGTTCTACCTAGCGATTCGTATTTCCCTCCGCCGATCACTTTCAATGTGGCTTTATTATTGTCTAGCTGTAATTTTCTGGTTGCCAGCATTTCCATGGCGTTCCGTTTACCGATCACGTTACAGGACGCTCCAGTATCTAATAAACATCGTTTTGGCTTGCGTTGGTTATTGACATCGAAGAAAATAATGTTCGCCTTTAGTAGTGTTTCGTCACTTTGATTTACTCCGTTCAAATACTGGCACAGTGAAATGGATTCCTCGTCACTTTCCTGCTCGCGATGCTCACTTCGCTGTTCTTCGACG
This genomic window contains:
- the LOC131428577 gene encoding uncharacterized protein K02A2.6-like, which encodes MEQGEQQQAVARPIINSSIPFPEPLKTNGNLRENVNIWKDEFETYLIASGVEQLDERIKVATFKSALGSEARRIFNLWPLQEQQRNTVLACMESLSMYMVPRKNIKLARYEFYQCRQEPGDDNSEPESMTKFINRTRELIKDCNFGEMENEMLRDKIITGIRDLSLKKRFIEQQDLTAEQVIEQCRTEEVTRAEMTRNQWIESQQHTVNKITEGKNCNKRCSFCSKAYHRDLSECPARGATCHFCGLKNHYEIACKKKKEQCKPSGSGMTTQAKQQKKKLYNVEEQRSEHREQESDEESISLCQYLNGVNQSDETLLKANIIFFDVNNQRKPKRCLLDTGASCNVIGKRNAMEMLATRKLQLDNNKATLKVIGGGKYESLGRTVIDCEHDGIRYKAVFHVVNFELEPILSLKSCLHLKLIQLCSSIVEDHKLTAKRILKQHPNVFSGLGQLDGKVHLEVDQNVAPVVQHPRRIAVNLREELRQVLAEMEQEGIIAEENQHTDWVSNLVLVKRNNKLRVCIDPILLNKALKRPHYQMPTLDELLPELANAKVFTTVDAKSGFWQVSLDEESARLTTCWTPFGRFKWLRMPMGIAPAPEIFQLKAHEAMQGLRNVRALMDDFMIFGCGDTVAEAMVDHNQNLQAFLRRMEEKNLRLNPEKIKLCKESVRFFGHILTSSGIKPDPDKVSGILKMAKPTDVPSMQRFLGTITYLARYLPSLSSVAEPLRRLTYQKEPWVWSSEQEKAFSSLKQQVTSAPILRYFDPNKDSVIQCDSSSVGLGAVLLQEGQPVVYASRTLSATERRYAQIEKETLAILFACRRFEIYILGKPVAVQTDHQPLIKIFQKPLTEAPLRIQRMMLSLQRYQIALRFTPGKEVIIADMLSRATITPSDVGNCENFEIYALDVEHINITEHLPISDERVNEIRSESQQDPEMQVIAGFIINGWPKRYDEVPANIQVYWKYKHELSTVNGLVLRNDRILIPRNFRKEILEKLHRSHSGIEATTKLARDTVFWPGINDQIKQRVQQCDTCAKYSQNQQSQPMQSHRIPLYPYQKVSMDICEHQTGSQKHVYLITVDHYSDYFDIDELNTQSSAAIIRICKRNFARFGKPQEVSSDGGSQFMSEEFGHFSRVWGFKHSVSAPYHQQANGKAESAVKIAKLLLKKANDSNQDFWELLLQWRNTPNKTESSPAQRLFNRRTRCGIPMIDKKFLPKIVEGVTEQIRNNRQQAKLYYDRKARSLPELEVGQPVFVKLKPTDKEWQPGSVVAPVNDRSTIVDVGGREYHRDNTMVKQVPAGPSQTEQAKPTCCDSGTLQPVTSSKSPGIVRTEDSERTRTKRAIQIPKKLADYQLF